CCGCACGCACATGAAGGTGGAAAGTATTTCAATCATGGGAAAAGCTGGAATTTTGGAAGGGCAAAAGGGCGACATCATCGTGCCGACTTCGCATGTATTTGAGGGAACAGCCGATAATTATCCTTTCAAAAATGAATTGTCTTTCTCAGACTTCTGCAACGAAGAGCTGGGCGTGTACCAAGGAATGATGATCACCGTGCTTGGGACATCTCTACAAAACAAGGATTTGCTACATTTCTTCCGAGACACCTCTTGGGGTTGCGTAGGGCTTGAGATGGAAGGGGCGCATTACCACAAAGCCATTCAAATTGCGAGTAAAATTCGTGGGCATATTCAGCCAGATATCAAGGTGCGTTATGCTTATTATGCGTCGGATAATCCGCTGGAAACAGGAAGTACTTTGGCTTCGGGCGGGCTAGGGCTCACAGGCGTGCGCCCTACTTATTTGATTACCAAAAAAATCATCGAGCAGATTTTAAAAGATTAAACCTTTAGCCATGAAAAGAATTTATTATCTCAGCACTTGCGACACTTGCAAAAAAATATTGCAAAGCATCGATACACAAGGATTTGAATTGGTGGATATTAAGCAAAATCCACTAAGCGAAAAGCAACTCGATGAATTGTATGCGATGACGGGGAGCTATGAAAAATTATTTTCCAAACGCGCCAGATTGTATAAAAGTTTAGGGCTAAAAGATAAAAATCTATCAGAAGCCGATTTTAAAAAATATTTGCTAGAAGATTACACCTTTTTGCAGCGCCCCGTGCTTGTAGATGGCGACTACATTTCGGTGGGGAGCAGCCCTAAAACTAAAAAGGAGTTACAAGAAAAATATCCGATTTAGGAATAAGAAAAACCATCAAAAATGTATTTTTTGATGGTTTTCTATCTTTTTTCTTAATTAAATTAATTTACCTCCGATTGAAAGTTAAAAAAAATAAAAAAACACAATTTTTAATTGAATAAATTGAGTATTTTGTACTTTTGAATCAATTCAAATTAAATTATTATGAAAAAAGTATTAAATGTTTTAGGTGTAGCACTTTTGCTATTGGGTATGTCGTTTTCACAATACGACAAAAAAATTGTTGTAATCGATGCCGGTCATGGCGGAAATGACCATGGCGTGGTGGTTGATAATAATGCCGAGAAAGCAATCAGCTTAGCCATTGCCAAGAAAGTGCAGAATTTATTTAAAGATTCTGAGGTAGAGATTGTTTTATTAAGAGATGAAGACAAATTTGTTCCGCTTACAGATCGCGTAGCGAAAATCCAGAAATTAAACCCAGATTATGTGATTTCGTTGCATATGGATAGTGCTAAAGATACCAATCGCAATGGTAGCACCATCTACACAAGCAAAAAAGGTAAAAAGCACGAAGCATCTCAAGCCCTTGCGCAAAAATTTAAAAACACAGATTATTTTAAAGATGCTCAGTTAGGAAATGCTAATTTTATACTTTTAAGACAAGTTGATTGCCCTTCGGTAATTGTAGAAATGGGCTTTTTGACCAACGAGGCAGATCGAGCAAATTTAAGCTCAGAAAACGGACAAGCAGCAATCGCAGAAGCCATAGCATCCGTTATTAAATCATAGAAGAAATAAGAAATCTAAAAAATGAAAGGCAAGAAACAAATTCGGTTTTTTGCCTTTTTTATGTTATAAATCTTTAGTCATTACCACATGATTGCCTACGCCTTCAATCATAAAAAAAACGCCGTGTGTGTGGTAGCCCAATTTGGTATAAAAAGGAACGGCAATTTCACGCGCATTGCACCAAATGGATTTAATATCATTGGCAAAAACGATTTTTTCGGCTTTTTCCATGAGTAAACGCCCAAGCCCCTGTTGCTGAAACTTTTCGTGTGTTGCCATACCGCGCAATTGGTAAGCAGGCGTTCCGTTAAATTCAGAGAGCATAAAACTTCCCACGCAGGCAAGAGTGTCATCTACAAAAACGCCCAAATGAAATGTGCCTGTCGCCCAATCCCCGTCAAAATGCACGGATTCTATGGG
This Ornithobacterium rhinotracheale DNA region includes the following protein-coding sequences:
- a CDS encoding arsenate reductase family protein codes for the protein MKRIYYLSTCDTCKKILQSIDTQGFELVDIKQNPLSEKQLDELYAMTGSYEKLFSKRARLYKSLGLKDKNLSEADFKKYLLEDYTFLQRPVLVDGDYISVGSSPKTKKELQEKYPI
- a CDS encoding GNAT family N-acetyltransferase; amino-acid sequence: MRRVLFIPAETTYLLRNEILRPGLPIESVHFDGDWATGTFHLGVFVDDTLACVGSFMLSEFNGTPAYQLRGMATHEKFQQQGLGRLLMEKAEKIVFANDIKSIWCNAREIAVPFYTKLGYHTHGVFFMIEGVGNHVVMTKDL
- a CDS encoding N-acetylmuramoyl-L-alanine amidase; this encodes MKKVLNVLGVALLLLGMSFSQYDKKIVVIDAGHGGNDHGVVVDNNAEKAISLAIAKKVQNLFKDSEVEIVLLRDEDKFVPLTDRVAKIQKLNPDYVISLHMDSAKDTNRNGSTIYTSKKGKKHEASQALAQKFKNTDYFKDAQLGNANFILLRQVDCPSVIVEMGFLTNEADRANLSSENGQAAIAEAIASVIKS